Proteins from a single region of Runella sp. SP2:
- a CDS encoding PadR family transcriptional regulator, whose translation MRKTILGELEELVLLVVATCNEDVYGIPVMEELQQQTGRDFTISAVHTTLYRLEEKGFLSSSVGGATAERGGRRKRLFALTAAGGEVLLEIQQTRTRLWQSIPQAKLELMGLSANPF comes from the coding sequence ATGAGAAAAACGATACTGGGAGAACTCGAAGAACTGGTGCTACTGGTGGTTGCCACTTGCAATGAAGACGTATATGGAATACCCGTTATGGAGGAGCTTCAGCAGCAAACGGGCCGCGACTTTACCATCAGCGCGGTACATACTACGCTGTATCGTTTGGAGGAAAAAGGCTTTTTGTCATCTTCCGTAGGAGGCGCAACGGCTGAACGAGGGGGAAGGCGCAAACGATTATTTGCGCTAACTGCCGCAGGAGGTGAAGTATTGCTGGAAATCCAACAAACCCGCACCCGACTTTGGCAGTCGATTCCGCAAGCTAAACTTGAACTCATGGGTTTATCAGCCAATCCGTTTTAA
- a CDS encoding AAA family ATPase has protein sequence MDKQKLPLQVLRDLDELKPLIKDPSLDLVVRSDEKFPLLIRTKKYEDFFFNITQSIVVGRFELEIFPYFDDGLPFKGGLKGSIKEEFIEWIETIREYDSINLNSLFENPQLEPEEDIYEEKDKVLPCCLKSLLVSNFQGIKLAEIDNLPVDTQWVFLVGENGFGKSTVLQSILLGLNGSKDGNFELIQDESINIQVAYKNDKENFVNDCWRNPHPLPYLAAYGPVRLNLKADAKISDEARMSSLTYNLFNSDGALLNIEAKMKDWLLQKNKKRFDLVKKALCKLIPNLSDVRFNERTSEIEYIEKDIVDGSETYEPLPYQKLASGFRAIIGLAGDMIVRLSHLQPKVSDPSQLKGIVIIDELDLHWHPKLQKQIPQLFSNVFPKVQFIVSTNSPIPLLGAPTNSVVLKVNRTKEEGIKIEHIKINLKYLTPNLLLTSGIFDMEDVLSVNNDDITKTRTEDLFEEMKHNDEVERYLAEFEASNRQFPDALFEPKAN, from the coding sequence ATGGATAAGCAGAAATTACCTTTACAGGTTTTACGGGATTTAGACGAATTAAAACCGCTTATCAAAGACCCCAGCTTAGATTTAGTGGTTAGGTCTGATGAAAAATTCCCTCTTTTGATAAGAACCAAAAAGTATGAAGATTTCTTTTTTAATATCACGCAAAGCATTGTGGTGGGTAGGTTTGAATTAGAAATCTTCCCTTATTTCGACGATGGTTTACCTTTTAAAGGGGGTCTGAAGGGAAGTATAAAAGAAGAATTTATAGAATGGATTGAAACAATCAGAGAATATGATTCAATAAACCTTAATTCTCTTTTTGAAAACCCACAATTAGAACCAGAAGAAGATATCTATGAAGAAAAGGACAAAGTTCTTCCTTGTTGTCTCAAAAGTTTATTGGTTAGCAATTTTCAGGGTATCAAATTAGCAGAGATAGACAATCTGCCCGTTGACACCCAATGGGTATTTTTGGTAGGCGAAAATGGTTTTGGTAAATCAACAGTACTCCAATCTATTTTGCTAGGACTAAACGGCAGCAAAGACGGGAACTTTGAATTGATTCAGGATGAAAGTATCAATATACAGGTTGCGTATAAAAATGACAAAGAAAATTTCGTTAACGACTGTTGGAGAAACCCACACCCTCTACCATATCTTGCAGCCTATGGGCCAGTAAGGCTGAATCTAAAAGCTGATGCTAAAATCAGTGACGAAGCGCGGATGAGTTCATTGACCTACAATCTCTTCAATTCTGATGGAGCACTGCTCAATATAGAGGCTAAAATGAAAGATTGGCTACTTCAAAAAAACAAAAAACGATTCGATTTGGTCAAAAAAGCGCTTTGTAAACTTATTCCAAACTTATCTGATGTACGTTTTAACGAAAGAACAAGCGAAATCGAATACATTGAAAAAGATATAGTAGATGGCTCTGAAACCTACGAACCTCTCCCTTATCAAAAATTAGCATCTGGATTTAGAGCTATTATTGGTTTGGCAGGCGATATGATTGTCCGCCTTTCCCACTTACAACCCAAAGTGAGCGACCCTTCCCAATTGAAAGGCATTGTTATCATTGACGAGTTGGATCTACACTGGCACCCTAAACTCCAAAAACAAATTCCGCAGTTGTTTTCAAATGTTTTTCCCAAAGTGCAGTTTATTGTTTCTACGAATAGCCCAATTCCGTTGCTCGGTGCGCCTACCAATTCTGTTGTTTTGAAAGTGAATCGTACTAAAGAAGAAGGCATTAAAATAGAACATATTAAAATTAATCTTAAATATCTCACCCCTAATTTACTGTTGACATCGGGTATTTTTGACATGGAAGATGTGCTTTCGGTCAATAATGATGACATAACCAAAACGCGAACGGAGGATTTGTTTGAAGAAATGAAACATAACGACGAAGTAGAGCGATATTTGGCTGAATTTGAAGCCAGTAATCGACAATTTCCCGATG